From the genome of Triticum aestivum cultivar Chinese Spring chromosome 3B, IWGSC CS RefSeq v2.1, whole genome shotgun sequence, one region includes:
- the LOC123069453 gene encoding uncharacterized protein, producing MSSFLSAPRDADVVRQRQGNKKADAPALDLLDDYWFFSNSLGGSSRDDAARGRSRPPLLPKSPSTSSAGAGASGRTARANASGSRRLLRTPSLPAPRIGMDPSSPKDNELIVEEDAGCGGDQQEAEVEDDDMNWSKIYEGVLRTRIAEEGRGSSALNRAPSMPVTSSATMGDGHGRRPAGVTESTPSMPRLRHSHSTLERHYRSSTPTKPDRTPRMTGGGSRAERGPPRRDLRSFSANQQPALVRDKSGLQDKMWKSSSALESIEVQGFKDLGFVFDQEELRESLADVLPGLRDDKANKPHKSSGSVSGSGSTSDNDDSSANANGIGIGTSNAACNDGGDGIVRRPYLSEAWQHGARSAPPTAAAAIRLQQADARSAAEMKDQIRMWAQAVACNVRQEC from the exons ATGAGCTCCTTCTTGTCAGCACCGCGGGACGCGGACGTCGTCCGGCAGCGGCAGGGCAACAAGAAGGCGGACGCCCCGGCGCTCGACCTGCTCGACGACTACTGGTTCTTCAGCAACTCCCTCGGCGGCAGCAGCAGGGACGACGCCGCCAGGGGGAGGAGCAGGCCGCCGCTGCTGCCCAAGTCGCCGTCCACGTCCTCGGCCGGTGCGGGTGCGTCCGGGCGGACGGCCAGGGCGAACGCGTCCGGGTCCAGGAGGCTCCTCCGGACGCCGTCGCTCCCGGCGCCTCGCATCGGGATGGACCCCTCGTCGCCCAAGGACAACGAGCTGATAGTGGAGGAGGACGCTGGCTGTGGCGGCGATCAGCaggaggccgaggtggaggacgacgaCATGAACTGGAGCAAGATTTACGAGGGCGTCCTGCGCACCAGGATCGCCGAGGAAGGCCGCGGGTCGTCGGCGCTCAACCGGGCGCCGTCCATGCCGGTCACGTCGTCCGCGACCATGGGTGACGGCCACGGCCGCCGACCCGCCGGGGTCACCGAGTCAACGCCGAGCATGCCCAGGCTCAGGCACTCCCACAGCACGCTCGAGAGGCACTACCGCTCGAGCACGCCCACCAAG CCTGACCGGACGCCGAGGATGACAGGCGGCGGCAGCAGAGCGGAGCGTGGCCCGCCGCGGCGCGACCTCCGATCGTTCAGCGCGAACCAGCAGCCGGCCCTCGTCCGGGACAAGAGCGGCTTGCAGGACAAGATGTGGAAGAGCTCGAGCGCGCTGGAGTCGATCGAGGTGCAGGGGTTCAAGGACCTGGGTTTCGTGTTCGACCAGGAGGAGCTCAGAGAGAGTCTGGCGGACGTCCTCCCGGGCCTCCGCGACGACAAGGCCAACAAGCCCCACAAGAGCTCCGGCTCCGTCTCCGGGTCCGGCAGCACCAGCGACAACGACGACTCGAGCGCGAACGCCAACGGCATCGGCATCGGCACCAGCAACGCCGCGTGCAATGACGGCGGCGACGGGATCGTGCGGCGGCCGTACCTGTCGGAGGCGTGGCAGCACGGGGCGCGGTCGGCGCcccccacggcggcggcggcgataagGCTGCAGCAGGCGGACGCGAGGTCCGCGGCGGAGATGAAGGACCAGATTCGCATGTGGGCGCAGGCCGTCGCGTGCAACGTCCGACAAGAGTGTTAA